A genomic region of Alistipes megaguti contains the following coding sequences:
- a CDS encoding MFS transporter, giving the protein MNQAAVGRLCARYKWEVLALLWVAYLLNQADRQVFNVVLPLIREDLGLSDVAIGSIATIFNLFYAVLVPIGGLVGDRFSRKWIVTGSILFWSVATMFTGLCNGFLMLVMMRSIATGGGEAFFGPANYSLLAQYHERTRAFAMSIHQTAYYIGIIISGYAAGYIGQLWGWRSAFYVFGSIGVIHGIVMIFRLKDKRDPAAEATPEAAVGATPETAAAAPDSATRAAAPRARLTDGFRLVFTTPTALILTVCFAGLIFVLTGYLTWMPTYLFERFDMDLSGAGFHSMFYTHLFAFFGVLLAGRLSDRLGRLHPAWRMAMQGFGLLAAVPFILLMGNSATLWVIYVGFAGFGFARAFFDANTYTVLYDVIPPRYHSSASSLMMMIGFGIGALAPVVLGAVKQAVGLSFGISMLAVVWLICGAGMVLGAKLFYLKDYNKIDHEQ; this is encoded by the coding sequence ATGAATCAGGCAGCTGTCGGGCGCCTCTGCGCCCGTTACAAATGGGAGGTTCTGGCCCTGCTGTGGGTCGCCTACCTGCTCAATCAGGCCGATCGTCAGGTCTTCAACGTGGTTCTCCCGCTCATTCGGGAGGATCTGGGTCTGAGCGACGTGGCAATCGGGTCCATCGCAACGATTTTCAACCTCTTCTATGCCGTGCTGGTTCCCATCGGAGGGCTGGTGGGCGACCGTTTCAGCCGGAAGTGGATCGTGACGGGGAGCATTCTCTTCTGGAGCGTGGCGACGATGTTCACGGGCCTCTGCAACGGATTTCTGATGCTGGTCATGATGCGCAGCATTGCGACGGGCGGCGGCGAGGCTTTCTTCGGACCGGCCAACTATTCGCTGCTGGCCCAGTATCACGAACGGACCCGGGCCTTTGCCATGTCGATCCACCAGACGGCCTACTACATCGGGATCATCATCAGCGGGTATGCAGCCGGTTACATCGGACAGCTGTGGGGATGGCGGAGCGCCTTCTATGTGTTCGGATCCATCGGCGTGATTCACGGCATCGTCATGATCTTCCGGCTGAAGGACAAGCGGGACCCGGCTGCCGAAGCGACACCCGAAGCGGCTGTCGGGGCGACACCCGAAACGGCTGCCGCAGCACCGGACTCCGCGACCCGTGCTGCGGCGCCCAGGGCGCGTCTGACGGATGGCTTCCGATTGGTCTTCACCACCCCGACGGCCCTGATTCTGACCGTCTGCTTCGCGGGACTGATCTTCGTTCTGACGGGATATCTCACGTGGATGCCCACGTATCTCTTCGAGCGTTTCGACATGGATCTTTCGGGGGCCGGCTTCCATTCGATGTTCTACACCCATCTGTTTGCCTTCTTCGGGGTGCTGCTGGCCGGGAGGCTCTCCGACCGGCTGGGTCGGCTTCATCCCGCCTGGCGGATGGCCATGCAGGGATTCGGACTGCTGGCTGCCGTACCCTTTATCCTGCTGATGGGCAATTCGGCCACGCTGTGGGTGATTTACGTCGGTTTCGCCGGTTTCGGCTTTGCCCGGGCCTTCTTCGATGCCAACACCTATACGGTGCTTTACGACGTCATTCCGCCGCGTTATCACTCTTCGGCCTCGAGTCTGATGATGATGATCGGCTTCGGTATCGGAGCGCTGGCTCCCGTGGTGCTGGGAGCCGTGAAGCAGGCCGTGGGGCTCTCGTTCGGCATTTCGATGCTGGCCGTCGTCTGGCTGATATGCGGAGCCGGCATGGTCCTGGGGGCCAAACTCTTCTATTTGAAAGACTACAATAAGATTGACCATGAACAGTAA
- a CDS encoding family 1 glycosylhydrolase has translation MLLFGMLLPAVAPAQHWSLTWKRLQSVSPGLEMIGRIEPRTSRELDNPRWSVGCECLDRDYADFSAYKSYVGELGVGAARIQSGWARCEQKKGRYDFEWLDEVVDGLCEQGIRPWMCLAYGNPVYGAQKSLGSRIFTDEATLQAWERYVTAVVERYRDRVHEWEVWNEPNLRGTNQADAYGELLIRTAEAVRRVDPEAVIIGFGLSRMPLDFTGSVLDLLRERGKLNLIDYVSFHPYHENPDDATPGIEALAKLVASYDPRIRLFSGESGCPSILEWAHALRYHEWSEYSQAKWVSRRLANDFALGIRSSIFAIIDNQYPNMLQSFGLLRANLLKQVVYKRPSYHAMQHLVNLLHDGVQASGRPAFRANTAREIELVSLADSAGTTIGVMFWYGDRIPSDDLTWERIELRVDGLSLQDPVLVEPVTGRIFELPQPHGNRDGGGMKFTGCPVWDSPMLLMERDAVPFRNKGAERQAAGTSDDMLY, from the coding sequence GTGTTGCTCTTTGGTATGTTGCTTCCGGCGGTGGCTCCGGCCCAGCATTGGTCTTTGACGTGGAAACGGCTTCAGTCCGTGTCGCCGGGTCTGGAGATGATCGGGCGAATCGAACCCAGAACCTCCCGCGAACTGGACAATCCGCGCTGGTCGGTGGGTTGTGAGTGTCTCGATCGGGACTATGCCGATTTTTCGGCCTACAAATCCTATGTCGGCGAGTTGGGAGTCGGGGCGGCGCGTATCCAGAGCGGCTGGGCGCGATGCGAACAGAAAAAGGGCCGTTACGATTTCGAATGGCTCGACGAAGTGGTCGACGGCCTGTGTGAACAGGGGATTCGGCCGTGGATGTGCCTGGCCTACGGGAATCCGGTCTACGGGGCCCAGAAGAGTCTCGGATCGCGGATCTTCACCGACGAGGCCACGCTTCAGGCTTGGGAACGCTACGTGACGGCCGTTGTCGAGCGTTACCGGGATCGGGTGCACGAGTGGGAGGTGTGGAACGAGCCCAACCTGCGCGGAACCAACCAGGCCGACGCATACGGCGAGCTGCTGATCCGGACCGCGGAGGCGGTTCGTCGGGTCGATCCCGAGGCGGTGATCATCGGTTTCGGACTCTCGCGCATGCCGCTCGACTTCACGGGCAGCGTGTTGGATCTGTTGCGTGAACGGGGCAAATTGAATTTGATCGACTACGTGAGCTTCCATCCCTATCACGAAAATCCGGATGATGCCACGCCCGGTATCGAGGCTCTGGCGAAACTCGTGGCGTCGTACGATCCGCGGATCCGCCTCTTTTCGGGCGAGAGCGGCTGTCCGTCGATTCTCGAGTGGGCTCATGCACTGCGCTACCACGAGTGGAGCGAATACAGCCAGGCGAAGTGGGTTTCGCGGCGACTGGCCAATGACTTTGCGCTGGGAATCCGCTCTTCGATTTTTGCCATCATCGACAATCAGTACCCCAACATGTTGCAGTCGTTCGGGCTGTTGCGGGCCAATCTGCTGAAGCAGGTGGTCTACAAGCGTCCGTCGTACCACGCCATGCAGCATCTGGTCAACCTGTTGCACGACGGGGTGCAGGCCTCCGGACGTCCGGCCTTCCGGGCCAATACCGCCCGGGAGATCGAACTGGTGTCGCTGGCCGACTCGGCCGGTACGACGATCGGCGTGATGTTCTGGTACGGGGATCGCATCCCCTCCGACGATCTGACCTGGGAGCGGATCGAATTGCGTGTCGACGGGCTTTCGCTGCAGGATCCTGTGCTGGTAGAACCCGTTACGGGGCGGATCTTCGAGTTGCCGCAGCCCCATGGTAACCGGGATGGCGGGGGTATGAAATTCACCGGATGTCCGGTGTGGGATTCGCCGATGCTGCTCATGGAGCGCGATGCGGTTCCGTTCCGCAATAAGGGGGCGGAGCGTCAGGCCGCCGGGACGAGTGACGACATGTTGTACTGA
- a CDS encoding GntR family transcriptional regulator, translating into MSEKIKIDPESQTPVYKQIVGQIEQYIRNGEYPEGYLLPSMNELSAMLDISKETVKKAYSILRNKDYIDAKQGKGFYVAAKGDASKLNILVLFDKLSTYKQVLFNSFAEEIGNAAEVTIRLHNQNVDLLEYYIDENLDLFDYYVITPHFPLDAVTQKRVLKILTRIPNRKLILADHWMKELPGNYGAVYQDFDSDAYEGLGYGLKKLKNYSKLNVVTLPSSLYYASVSKAVERFCRDNDIAVEFHTKITPEIIREKEVYLILNSQYDLGLIELVRRARELHYKVGRDISIISYNESPINEIILNGLTTISTDFRQMGILVARMILDKTPAKIKCDFQMIRRNTF; encoded by the coding sequence ATGTCGGAAAAGATCAAGATCGATCCGGAGAGTCAGACTCCGGTCTACAAACAGATAGTCGGACAGATCGAACAATATATCCGCAACGGGGAGTATCCCGAGGGATATCTGTTACCATCGATGAACGAGTTGTCGGCCATGCTCGACATCTCGAAAGAGACTGTCAAGAAGGCCTACTCCATCCTTCGGAACAAAGACTACATCGACGCCAAACAGGGTAAGGGATTCTATGTGGCAGCGAAAGGCGACGCCAGCAAGCTCAACATCCTCGTGCTGTTCGACAAGCTGAGCACCTACAAGCAGGTGCTCTTCAACTCGTTTGCCGAGGAGATCGGCAATGCGGCCGAGGTCACCATCCGGCTCCACAACCAGAATGTCGACCTGCTCGAATACTACATCGACGAAAATCTCGACCTGTTTGACTACTACGTCATCACGCCGCATTTTCCGCTCGATGCCGTAACGCAAAAACGGGTGCTGAAGATCCTCACACGAATTCCCAACCGCAAACTCATCCTCGCCGACCACTGGATGAAGGAACTCCCCGGAAACTACGGCGCCGTCTATCAGGATTTCGACAGCGATGCCTACGAAGGTCTCGGATACGGACTCAAAAAGCTCAAGAACTACTCGAAACTCAACGTCGTGACGCTGCCCTCCAGCCTCTATTACGCATCGGTAAGCAAAGCCGTCGAACGCTTCTGCCGGGACAACGACATCGCCGTGGAGTTTCACACGAAGATTACGCCGGAGATCATCCGCGAAAAGGAGGTATACCTGATCCTCAACAGCCAATACGACCTGGGGCTGATCGAACTGGTCCGCAGGGCCCGCGAACTCCACTACAAGGTGGGACGCGACATCAGCATCATCTCCTACAACGAATCGCCGATCAACGAAATCATCCTCAACGGTCTGACGACCATTTCGACCGATTTCCGACAGATGGGCATTCTCGTTGCACGCATGATTCTCGACAAGACGCCGGCCAAAATCAAGTGTGACTTTCAGATGATCCGCCGCAATACGTTCTGA
- a CDS encoding DUF4251 domain-containing protein, translated as MNKLFLILAAVLLMQTTAEAQTERRIYTQAEQAAMQDRSEESATQEKALEKELQRMQDSIDYVQAVRALEKLDFVVEADKLVFRHGESAFVNSTTNFVSLKDDQAVVQIAPFNGGGPNGVGGITLKGTASDIRVKTDRKGNTFFTMNVMGAALSAYVTFTLPKGTNYTSVTVEPTFNGNRITFYGKLLPVKHARTFEGRSL; from the coding sequence ATGAACAAGTTGTTTTTGATTTTGGCCGCCGTACTGCTGATGCAGACGACCGCCGAAGCGCAGACCGAACGCCGGATCTACACCCAAGCCGAACAGGCCGCCATGCAGGACCGGTCCGAAGAGTCCGCGACTCAGGAGAAGGCTCTCGAAAAAGAGCTGCAACGGATGCAGGACTCTATCGACTACGTACAGGCCGTACGAGCGCTGGAGAAACTCGATTTCGTCGTGGAGGCCGACAAGCTCGTCTTCCGGCACGGAGAGTCCGCTTTCGTGAATTCGACAACCAATTTCGTCTCGCTGAAAGACGATCAGGCCGTCGTCCAGATTGCTCCGTTCAACGGAGGTGGTCCCAACGGGGTCGGCGGCATTACCCTCAAAGGCACCGCTTCGGACATCCGGGTCAAAACCGACCGCAAGGGGAATACCTTTTTCACGATGAACGTCATGGGGGCCGCCCTGTCGGCCTATGTGACTTTCACGCTGCCCAAAGGCACCAACTACACCTCCGTGACGGTGGAACCTACCTTCAACGGGAATCGGATCACCTTCTACGGCAAACTCCTGCCGGTAAAACACGCCAGGACGTTCGAGGGACGAAGCCTCTGA
- a CDS encoding TetR/AcrR family transcriptional regulator, with product MDKKEKPSTEQLILEAAEEEFLLKGFDGARTTAIAERAGVTHAMLHYYFRTKEQLFERIVAKITTLVAQTIFAAMGDPQRPIVERIRSGIASHFDLVAAHPLLPRFFLNEVVMRPERYHLLDDSLKERIPTLFLRLQAEADRAAEAGEMEAVDMRQLFISIVSLNVFPFLALPFAGLLLGEMAGDREKFLAARKAEAIETILRRIQKPKP from the coding sequence ATGGACAAGAAGGAAAAACCGTCCACGGAACAGTTGATCCTTGAGGCGGCCGAAGAGGAGTTTCTCCTAAAAGGATTTGACGGAGCCCGCACGACGGCCATAGCCGAGCGGGCGGGCGTGACGCATGCCATGCTGCACTACTACTTCCGCACCAAGGAGCAACTCTTCGAGCGGATCGTCGCCAAGATTACGACACTTGTCGCACAGACGATCTTCGCGGCCATGGGAGATCCGCAGCGACCGATCGTCGAGCGCATCCGGTCGGGCATCGCATCGCACTTCGACCTGGTTGCGGCCCATCCGCTGCTGCCGCGCTTCTTTCTGAACGAGGTGGTGATGCGCCCCGAACGTTACCACCTGCTCGACGACTCGCTGAAGGAGCGGATCCCGACGCTCTTTCTGCGATTGCAGGCGGAAGCGGATCGGGCGGCCGAAGCCGGCGAGATGGAGGCCGTCGACATGCGCCAGCTCTTCATCAGCATCGTGTCGCTCAACGTCTTTCCGTTTCTGGCCCTTCCGTTTGCGGGGCTGTTGCTGGGAGAGATGGCCGGCGACCGCGAAAAGTTTCTGGCCGCGCGCAAGGCCGAAGCCATCGAAACCATCCTGCGAAGAATTCAAAAACCGAAACCATGA
- a CDS encoding TolC family protein encodes MKRIVLILLAAASMTTLRGQTLDECRRLAREHYPEIRQYDLITQSEQYDLSNAARAWIPQVSLSGQASWQNATSTFPGALGEILASRGMQMEGIRREQYRAAIDVSQTIWDGGHSRAAKEMAQAEAAEMRRQTEVDLYALQSRVDDLYFGILLLDERRTQIAAQINLLESNLTRMRSCIANGLATRSDADAVEAELLTVRQTLEQIEASRASYRRMLEIFIGQPLTTEGLERPVEPTLGDGSPHPELALLEARAQRIDVRRKALNSALMPRFSAFAQGYFGYPGLDMFQSMMSTDGTLNALVGVRMSWNIGALYTRRNDLGKLRTARQQIGIQRDIFDFNTRLQTTREEGEIARLRKAVEADTRIVELRRAVRMAAESQLENGVINTTDLLRKITDETSATLNRSTHEIELLQALYQLKHVLNR; translated from the coding sequence ATGAAGAGAATAGTCCTGATTCTGCTGGCCGCAGCTTCGATGACGACACTCCGCGGGCAGACGCTCGACGAGTGCCGCCGCCTGGCACGGGAACACTATCCCGAAATCCGGCAATACGACCTGATCACGCAGAGCGAACAATACGACCTGTCGAACGCCGCCCGGGCGTGGATTCCGCAGGTCTCGCTCTCGGGGCAGGCATCGTGGCAAAACGCAACGTCGACGTTCCCCGGAGCATTGGGCGAGATACTCGCCTCACGGGGTATGCAGATGGAGGGGATCCGCCGCGAGCAGTACCGGGCGGCGATCGACGTCTCGCAGACGATCTGGGACGGCGGTCACTCCCGGGCCGCGAAAGAGATGGCGCAGGCCGAGGCTGCGGAGATGCGCCGGCAAACGGAGGTGGATCTGTATGCCCTGCAATCGAGAGTCGACGACCTCTACTTCGGGATTCTCCTGCTGGACGAACGCCGAACGCAGATCGCGGCACAAATCAACTTGTTGGAGAGCAATCTCACACGCATGAGGAGCTGCATTGCAAACGGTCTGGCCACGCGGTCGGACGCCGACGCCGTCGAAGCGGAGCTGCTGACCGTCCGCCAAACGCTGGAACAGATCGAGGCATCCCGTGCCAGTTACCGCCGGATGCTGGAGATCTTCATCGGGCAGCCGCTCACGACGGAGGGGTTGGAGCGCCCGGTCGAACCCACACTCGGCGACGGGTCGCCGCATCCCGAGCTGGCGCTGCTTGAGGCCCGGGCCCAAAGGATCGACGTTCGACGCAAAGCGCTCAACAGCGCACTGATGCCGCGCTTCAGCGCCTTCGCACAAGGCTATTTCGGATATCCGGGTCTGGACATGTTCCAAAGCATGATGTCGACGGACGGAACGCTCAACGCGCTGGTGGGAGTGCGCATGTCGTGGAATATCGGGGCCCTCTACACCCGTCGCAACGATCTCGGGAAACTCCGCACGGCCCGGCAGCAGATCGGCATCCAGCGCGATATCTTCGACTTCAACACCCGTCTGCAGACGACCCGAGAGGAGGGTGAAATCGCCCGTCTGCGCAAGGCCGTGGAGGCCGACACCCGGATTGTCGAACTGCGCCGCGCGGTGCGCATGGCGGCCGAATCGCAACTGGAGAACGGTGTGATCAACACCACCGACCTGCTGCGCAAAATCACCGACGAAACCTCGGCCACGCTGAACCGCAGCACCCATGAAATAGAGCTTCTCCAGGCGCTCTACCAACTGAAACACGTATTAAACCGATAA
- a CDS encoding HlyD family secretion protein, with product MKRIVCMAAAALAVSCGAEAEFDAQGSFEATEVVVSAEAAGRILWFDAEEGTAVEPGVTIGQIDTLQLDLQRRQLEAQQAALLASRPDIRAQAAALREQIAKQEQELARVQNLLRDGAATTKQRDDIEAQIRILQSQLSATLSSLDKSTVTIDGNAAVVEAQIAALDDRIARCRIAPPVAGVVLAKYAEAGELAAVGKPLLKVADLEHLYLRAYFTSEQLAAIRIGDRVTVTADFGGDQRYDYEGRIAWISPESEFTPKTIQTRNSRANLVYAAKIAVRNDGRLKIGLAGEVRLHDGSH from the coding sequence ATGAAACGTATTGTCTGTATGGCCGCGGCGGCTCTTGCGGTGTCGTGCGGCGCAGAGGCGGAGTTCGATGCGCAGGGGAGCTTCGAGGCAACCGAGGTCGTCGTTTCGGCCGAGGCCGCGGGACGCATCCTGTGGTTCGACGCCGAGGAGGGAACGGCCGTCGAACCCGGCGTGACGATCGGCCAGATCGACACCCTGCAGCTCGATCTGCAACGGCGGCAACTCGAAGCACAGCAGGCGGCGCTGCTCGCAAGCCGGCCCGACATCCGGGCTCAGGCCGCCGCCCTGCGCGAACAGATCGCCAAACAGGAACAGGAGCTCGCCCGGGTGCAGAACCTGCTGCGCGACGGGGCGGCCACCACCAAACAGCGGGATGACATCGAGGCGCAGATCCGGATTCTGCAAAGCCAGCTGTCGGCAACCCTCTCGTCGCTGGACAAGAGCACCGTCACGATCGACGGCAACGCCGCAGTCGTCGAGGCGCAGATCGCCGCGCTGGATGACCGGATCGCCCGGTGCCGCATCGCGCCGCCCGTCGCGGGCGTCGTGCTGGCGAAGTATGCCGAAGCGGGCGAACTGGCCGCCGTGGGCAAACCCCTGCTGAAGGTGGCCGATCTGGAGCATCTCTATCTGCGGGCCTACTTCACCTCGGAGCAGCTCGCCGCGATCCGCATCGGAGATCGGGTGACGGTGACGGCCGACTTCGGCGGCGATCAGCGCTACGACTACGAGGGGCGCATCGCATGGATCTCACCCGAGAGTGAATTTACCCCCAAGACGATCCAGACCCGAAATTCGCGGGCCAACCTGGTCTATGCCGCGAAGATCGCCGTGCGCAACGACGGACGGCTGAAGATCGGCCTGGCGGGCGAAGTACGGCTGCACGATGGAAGCCATTGA
- a CDS encoding ABC transporter ATP-binding protein, giving the protein MEAIEVKGLSKRFGAVQALDAVTFSVHRGELFGLIGPDGAGKTTLFRLLATLLAPDGGEARVGGCDIARDYRAIRSRVGYMPGRFSLYGDLTVEENLRFFAALFGVEVEASYDLITPVYRQIEPFRRRRAAKLSGGMKQKLALSCALIHRPEILFLDEPTTGVDAVSRSEFWEMLDGLRQRGMTILVSTPYMDEAARCDRIALCNEGRLLGIDTPEALVRRFEGRLYAIRADAMFALLGAARRIQGVEACYPFGETHHLVAGADFNVQRFTEQLGPMSGLHIEPAEATIEDVFIQWMKR; this is encoded by the coding sequence ATGGAAGCCATTGAGGTCAAGGGGCTGTCGAAGCGGTTCGGCGCGGTGCAGGCGCTCGATGCGGTGACCTTCTCCGTCCACCGGGGCGAACTGTTCGGACTGATCGGGCCCGACGGTGCCGGAAAGACCACGCTCTTCCGGCTGCTCGCGACACTGCTCGCCCCCGACGGCGGTGAGGCCCGGGTCGGCGGCTGCGACATCGCGCGGGATTACCGTGCAATCCGCTCGCGCGTGGGATACATGCCCGGACGCTTCTCGCTCTACGGCGATCTGACGGTCGAGGAGAACCTCCGCTTCTTCGCCGCGCTGTTCGGCGTCGAGGTCGAAGCCTCGTACGACCTCATCACACCCGTCTACCGGCAGATCGAGCCCTTCCGCCGGCGCCGGGCCGCGAAACTCTCGGGCGGCATGAAGCAGAAGCTGGCCCTGTCGTGCGCCCTGATCCACCGGCCGGAGATCCTCTTCCTCGACGAACCCACGACGGGCGTCGATGCCGTCTCACGCAGCGAATTCTGGGAGATGCTCGACGGCCTCAGGCAGCGGGGGATGACCATCCTCGTCTCGACGCCCTACATGGACGAAGCCGCGCGCTGCGACCGGATCGCCCTCTGCAACGAAGGGCGTCTGCTCGGTATCGACACCCCCGAGGCGTTGGTCCGGCGCTTCGAGGGACGGCTCTATGCCATCCGGGCCGACGCGATGTTCGCGCTGCTCGGCGCCGCCCGCCGCATCCAGGGGGTCGAAGCGTGCTATCCCTTCGGCGAGACGCACCATCTGGTGGCCGGAGCGGATTTCAACGTACAGCGCTTTACCGAGCAGCTGGGCCCGATGTCCGGACTGCACATCGAGCCCGCGGAGGCTACGATCGAAGATGTATTTATCCAATGGATGAAACGATGA
- a CDS encoding ABC transporter permease → MKSNFTAFVRKETLHILRDRRTMLIVLLIPVVLMVLFGFAISTEVNEVRIAVVATDRTDGVREAVERIVRNDSFTFCGYITQERIDPMLRTGRADAVAVFAPDYDRLRLQAAAGTPQQPLIQLILDASNVNTAGTAAAWLQGVLLGEASPQTLFETRMLFNPRMKSAFNFVPGIMGLIFILVCAMMTSVSIVREKESGTMEVLLVSPVRPFRIILAKMIPYFAVSCIVLVLILLLARFLLDVPMSGGVAGIFALSLLYLMLSLALGLLVSTLARTQVAALLISAMVMLLPILMLSGMIFPIENLPRFFRWVSAVVPARWYIDAMRRMMIQGASMADVWVDGAVLLAMTGLLLGVSFRKFNDKLE, encoded by the coding sequence ATGAAAAGCAATTTCACAGCCTTTGTCCGCAAGGAGACCCTCCACATCCTGCGCGACCGGCGCACGATGCTCATCGTGCTGCTCATCCCGGTGGTGCTGATGGTGCTGTTCGGCTTCGCCATCTCGACCGAGGTGAACGAGGTGCGCATTGCGGTCGTCGCAACGGACCGGACCGACGGCGTACGCGAAGCCGTCGAGCGGATCGTCCGCAACGACAGCTTTACGTTCTGCGGCTACATCACGCAGGAGCGCATCGATCCGATGCTGCGCACGGGCCGTGCCGATGCCGTTGCTGTCTTCGCCCCGGACTACGACCGCCTCCGGCTGCAGGCTGCCGCCGGCACACCGCAACAACCCCTTATCCAGCTGATCCTCGACGCTTCGAACGTCAATACGGCCGGCACGGCCGCCGCCTGGCTGCAGGGAGTGCTGCTCGGCGAGGCTTCGCCGCAGACGCTCTTCGAAACCCGCATGCTGTTCAATCCCCGGATGAAGAGCGCCTTCAACTTCGTCCCGGGTATCATGGGACTGATCTTCATTCTGGTCTGCGCCATGATGACCTCGGTCTCGATCGTGCGCGAAAAGGAGTCGGGAACGATGGAGGTGCTGCTCGTCTCACCGGTGAGGCCGTTCCGGATCATTCTGGCCAAGATGATTCCCTACTTCGCCGTCTCGTGCATCGTGCTGGTCCTGATTCTGCTGCTGGCCCGCTTCCTGCTGGATGTACCGATGAGCGGCGGCGTGGCGGGCATCTTTGCCCTGTCGCTGCTCTACCTGATGCTCTCGCTGGCACTGGGACTGCTGGTCTCGACCCTCGCCCGGACGCAGGTCGCCGCACTGCTCATCTCGGCAATGGTCATGCTGCTGCCCATTCTGATGCTCTCGGGGATGATCTTCCCGATCGAGAATCTGCCGCGTTTCTTCCGGTGGGTATCGGCCGTCGTGCCGGCCCGCTGGTACATCGACGCCATGCGGCGGATGATGATCCAGGGTGCTTCGATGGCCGACGTATGGGTGGACGGCGCCGTGCTGCTCGCAATGACCGGGCTGCTGCTCGGCGTATCGTTCCGCAAGTTCAACGACAAACTCGAATAA
- a CDS encoding ABC transporter permease — translation MRAFFVLLQKEFLQIRRNRFLPRLIVVFPIMVMLVLPLVMTMDVRHVRVAVVDLDRSSTSQRLISHLGATTYFSLANRCAQYNEALHLLEHGDADVILQIPREFEHGWMAGSPDRIQITANGVNATKGALAMQYLLQSVARTLGEIRAEQSPAPTSELITVQNRFNPTLDYRHYMIPALMIMLFILICGFLPALSIVGEKERGTIEQINVTPVGRLTFTLSKLIPYWLIGLFVLTAAMAVARLVYGLAPAGSVGAVYLGAMLFILTISGFSLTVANFSQTMQQTMFVMFFFIMIFVLMSGLLTPIASMPEWAQRITYVLPPRYFVEILRAVYLKGTTILELGTSYIALGLFALLFNGLAAVTYHKRQ, via the coding sequence ATGAGAGCCTTTTTCGTCCTGTTGCAGAAGGAGTTCCTGCAGATCCGGCGCAACCGGTTCCTGCCGCGGCTGATCGTTGTCTTCCCCATCATGGTGATGCTGGTGTTGCCGCTGGTGATGACGATGGATGTCCGCCACGTCCGGGTTGCCGTCGTGGATCTGGACCGCTCGTCGACTTCGCAACGGCTGATTTCGCACCTCGGGGCAACGACCTATTTCTCACTGGCAAACCGCTGCGCGCAATACAACGAAGCCCTGCATCTGCTGGAACACGGAGATGCGGACGTCATTCTGCAGATTCCGCGGGAGTTCGAGCACGGCTGGATGGCCGGATCGCCGGACCGGATTCAGATTACGGCCAACGGGGTCAATGCAACCAAAGGGGCACTCGCCATGCAGTACCTGCTGCAGTCCGTCGCCCGCACGCTGGGTGAAATCCGTGCCGAACAGAGTCCGGCTCCGACTTCGGAGTTGATTACGGTTCAGAACCGCTTCAACCCGACACTCGACTACCGTCACTACATGATTCCGGCACTGATGATCATGCTGTTTATCCTCATCTGCGGTTTTCTGCCGGCACTGAGTATTGTCGGCGAGAAGGAACGCGGCACGATCGAACAAATCAACGTCACCCCCGTCGGCCGGTTGACCTTCACCCTTTCGAAACTGATCCCCTACTGGCTCATCGGCCTCTTTGTACTGACGGCAGCCATGGCAGTGGCCCGGCTGGTCTACGGACTTGCGCCGGCAGGCTCGGTCGGGGCGGTCTACCTCGGGGCGATGCTCTTCATACTGACCATTTCGGGATTCAGTCTGACCGTGGCGAACTTCTCGCAAACCATGCAGCAGACCATGTTCGTCATGTTCTTCTTCATCATGATCTTCGTACTGATGAGCGGACTGCTGACACCGATCGCCTCCATGCCGGAGTGGGCGCAGCGGATCACCTACGTACTGCCACCCCGGTATTTCGTCGAGATTCTGCGGGCGGTCTATCTGAAGGGGACAACCATTTTGGAATTGGGAACTTCATACATCGCCCTCGGCCTTTTCGCCCTGCTGTTCAATGGCCTGGCCGCAGTCACCTACCATAAGCGGCAATAG